A genomic stretch from Phycisphaerae bacterium includes:
- the pepT gene encoding peptidase T, with product MDTLLDRFCRYVKVETTAAEDAKTYPSTPGQLDLGRMLADELRALKLDAVSMDENGIVMATVPGNVPGAPTIAWCSHMDTSPEFTAKNVKPIVHRNYDGKDITLPGDPSRVIKVSESDGLAALKGKTLITSDGTTLLGADDKAGLAAIMTAAAHLIAHPELKHGPIRIVFTCDEEVGHGTDKLDLKKIAAQVAYTLDGEAEAQIENETWSANLAVVTITGKNIHPGFAKGRMVNAIRLAAAFIERMPWQTLAPETTEGRVGFLHPYVIEGGVPEVKLRVLLRSFVTKELADQENILRNVAATLMAEFPGAKIDIAVTEQYRNMLEYLAKDPRAVKLAEQAVRNAGLTPKFQSIRGGTDGSKLSEKGLPTPNLSVGMHNFHSPLEFACLEQMESAVKVLVELAQLWGKEK from the coding sequence ATGGACACGCTCTTAGATCGATTCTGCCGGTATGTGAAGGTGGAGACGACGGCCGCGGAGGACGCCAAGACCTATCCCAGCACTCCGGGGCAACTTGACCTGGGGCGGATGCTGGCGGACGAGCTGCGGGCCCTGAAGCTCGACGCCGTAAGTATGGACGAGAACGGGATTGTGATGGCGACGGTGCCGGGCAATGTCCCCGGCGCGCCGACGATCGCGTGGTGTTCGCACATGGACACCTCGCCGGAGTTTACGGCCAAAAACGTCAAGCCCATCGTCCATCGGAACTACGACGGCAAGGATATCACGCTGCCCGGCGATCCGTCGCGGGTCATCAAGGTCAGCGAGTCCGACGGGTTGGCGGCGCTGAAGGGTAAGACGCTGATCACGAGCGACGGGACGACCCTGCTCGGCGCGGACGACAAGGCGGGGCTCGCCGCGATCATGACGGCCGCGGCGCATTTGATCGCACATCCGGAACTCAAGCACGGGCCGATCCGCATCGTATTTACCTGCGACGAGGAGGTGGGGCACGGCACGGACAAGCTGGATCTGAAGAAGATCGCCGCGCAGGTCGCGTACACGCTCGACGGGGAGGCGGAGGCGCAGATCGAGAATGAGACGTGGTCGGCGAACCTGGCGGTCGTGACGATCACGGGCAAGAACATCCACCCCGGTTTCGCCAAGGGGCGGATGGTCAACGCGATCCGGCTGGCGGCGGCGTTCATCGAACGGATGCCGTGGCAGACGCTGGCCCCGGAGACGACAGAGGGCCGCGTTGGTTTCCTGCACCCGTACGTCATCGAGGGCGGCGTGCCGGAGGTGAAGCTTCGCGTGCTCCTGCGGAGTTTTGTGACGAAGGAGCTGGCGGATCAGGAGAACATCCTGCGCAACGTCGCGGCGACGCTGATGGCCGAGTTCCCCGGGGCAAAGATCGACATCGCCGTGACCGAGCAGTATCGCAATATGCTCGAATATCTCGCGAAAGACCCGCGGGCGGTGAAGCTGGCGGAGCAGGCCGTGCGAAACGCGGGCCTGACGCCGAAGTTCCAGTCGATCCGCGGGGGAACGGATGGCAGCAAGCTCAGTGAAAAGGGCCTGCCGACGCCGAATCTGTCGGTCGGGATGCACAATTTCCATTCGCCGCTGGAGTTCGCGTGTTTGGAGCAGATGGAGAGCGCCGTGAAAGTGCTCGTGGAATTGGCGCAGTTGTGGGGGAAGGAGAAATAG
- a CDS encoding DUF2339 domain-containing protein codes for MIQSFERDFDAHLRAGMAKSPIDDELQQIKSLAFQLRMELHALTNRIDRLEEQRKAASEIDIAPLPPPPPAVSPSPSPFEKPLSPESAAPTGAPFASPEKVAAVDALFQSINRQRPFAKDDEPVSEAPSSGLEERIGKIWLNRIGALVLLLGVAFFVKYSFDQGWISPTLRVSMGGAFGLLLIGIGEYSLRTGRRPFAVGLLGAGVVVLYFSAFAAYSFYHLVSTQTAFAMLSGVTVISSLIAVHARMLPIAIMGLVGGFWTPIALSTGVNQQVALMTYLLILDAGFVVVGSIRRWDVLRLLCWVGSAILFAGWYQQFYAPDALHPTLWFLLAFYLLFHADAIVSLRLRRSENLWVLPGLIHANNTAFFAAAYFIARETHLDPWLGSLCVILAALQLVAGWRLIGGGIIADRCRESLYLDAAAMLALAAPIQFDRYLVPLAWGAQAAVTLWYCRWNARAWWRLKAVGILAAAMVHLVVYDFSEPVLTKTILAVGLWNLNWITVLFVGWGLFAYVGGAGLTLGRPSHTIDRPLAVALLLAGSAAMLGIWAHEYERYLATWWWLGLALCWLLVSRPIPFAALTYSVLVVAAAAKFLAWDTVAAVQDGAWAGISGVVVNRAVLTGALVGLAMILATRQFRRYMNRLSNDSAIWQFVSPDESAPVLVVLAALVFTWTGTFEIARIFTFEPWGTRFEAPRLLANVVVTAFWAINAAGLWLALGSRRAAIAGYALILCLIATLKFAFGDTVGAATTVRWQYLRGLCTNRVFLAGLVVIAGWFVCAALFRARSKADAAPGQRTKLFHGMLVWGAMLVVWLPTFEIMRSFRFEPFRERFADPTLAMHVALSVFWSVSAVVLLAIGFARRIAPLRYLAITLFGVTVLKVFIVDLANLETVYRIVSFIVLGILLLAASFLYQQLSARILVNRAANV; via the coding sequence ATGATTCAATCATTCGAGCGCGACTTCGACGCACATCTGCGAGCGGGCATGGCCAAATCACCCATCGATGATGAACTTCAACAGATCAAATCGCTGGCCTTTCAGTTGCGCATGGAGTTGCATGCGCTGACCAACCGGATCGATCGGCTCGAAGAGCAGCGGAAGGCCGCCTCAGAGATCGATATTGCTCCATTGCCGCCGCCGCCGCCCGCCGTTTCTCCATCGCCTTCACCGTTTGAAAAACCGCTGTCGCCGGAATCCGCCGCGCCGACCGGCGCGCCGTTCGCTTCGCCGGAAAAAGTGGCGGCGGTTGATGCGCTGTTTCAGTCGATCAACCGTCAACGACCGTTCGCGAAGGATGACGAACCGGTCAGCGAAGCTCCTTCGTCCGGCCTCGAAGAACGCATCGGGAAGATCTGGCTCAATCGGATTGGGGCGCTCGTTCTGCTGCTCGGTGTCGCTTTTTTTGTCAAGTACTCGTTCGATCAGGGATGGATCAGTCCGACTCTTCGTGTATCCATGGGCGGCGCATTCGGCCTGTTGCTCATCGGCATCGGCGAATACTCGCTTCGGACGGGAAGGCGGCCCTTTGCTGTTGGTTTGCTCGGGGCGGGCGTTGTCGTTCTCTATTTCTCCGCATTTGCGGCGTACTCGTTCTACCACCTTGTTTCGACTCAGACGGCGTTCGCGATGCTGAGCGGCGTTACGGTTATTTCCTCGTTGATCGCGGTGCATGCGCGGATGCTGCCCATCGCAATCATGGGGCTCGTCGGCGGCTTCTGGACACCCATCGCCTTGAGCACGGGCGTCAACCAACAAGTCGCGCTAATGACGTATCTGCTGATCCTCGACGCGGGCTTTGTGGTCGTGGGGAGCATCCGGCGTTGGGATGTGCTTCGGCTGCTTTGTTGGGTCGGCTCGGCGATTCTGTTTGCGGGCTGGTATCAGCAGTTTTACGCCCCCGATGCCTTGCACCCCACGCTTTGGTTTTTGCTGGCGTTCTATCTGCTTTTCCATGCGGACGCGATTGTCAGCCTGAGACTGCGCCGCAGCGAAAACCTGTGGGTACTCCCCGGCCTCATTCATGCGAACAACACGGCGTTTTTCGCGGCCGCGTACTTCATTGCGCGAGAAACGCACCTCGATCCATGGCTCGGTTCGCTCTGCGTGATTCTCGCGGCGCTTCAGCTTGTCGCCGGTTGGCGGCTGATTGGCGGCGGCATCATCGCCGACCGGTGCCGCGAGAGTCTTTACCTCGACGCGGCGGCAATGCTGGCGCTGGCCGCGCCGATCCAGTTTGATCGCTATCTGGTCCCTCTGGCGTGGGGCGCGCAGGCGGCAGTGACGCTTTGGTACTGCCGCTGGAATGCGCGGGCGTGGTGGCGGCTCAAGGCCGTCGGCATCCTGGCCGCAGCGATGGTGCATCTCGTCGTCTACGACTTTTCCGAACCGGTGTTGACGAAGACGATCCTCGCGGTCGGACTGTGGAACCTGAATTGGATCACCGTCCTGTTCGTTGGATGGGGTCTGTTTGCGTATGTCGGCGGGGCGGGGCTTACCTTGGGCAGGCCGTCGCACACTATCGATCGGCCATTGGCGGTCGCGTTGTTATTGGCGGGCAGTGCTGCCATGTTAGGCATTTGGGCGCACGAGTATGAGCGCTACCTCGCCACGTGGTGGTGGCTCGGGTTGGCGCTTTGTTGGCTTCTCGTGTCCAGGCCCATCCCCTTCGCCGCGTTGACGTACAGCGTGTTGGTGGTTGCAGCGGCGGCCAAGTTCCTTGCCTGGGACACTGTTGCCGCGGTCCAGGACGGCGCGTGGGCCGGAATCTCGGGCGTCGTGGTCAATCGCGCGGTCCTTACCGGCGCGCTCGTCGGCCTGGCCATGATATTGGCTACCCGGCAGTTTCGCAGATACATGAACCGGCTTTCGAACGACTCGGCCATTTGGCAATTCGTGTCGCCGGATGAATCCGCGCCCGTGCTGGTGGTACTGGCCGCGCTGGTGTTCACGTGGACCGGCACCTTTGAGATTGCCCGTATCTTCACATTCGAGCCGTGGGGAACGCGCTTCGAGGCACCTCGCCTTTTAGCAAATGTCGTCGTTACCGCCTTCTGGGCGATAAATGCGGCCGGACTATGGCTCGCCCTCGGGAGCCGGCGCGCCGCAATCGCGGGCTACGCCTTGATTCTCTGCCTCATCGCCACCCTTAAGTTCGCGTTCGGGGACACCGTCGGCGCGGCGACAACCGTTCGCTGGCAATATCTTCGCGGACTATGCACCAACCGCGTATTTCTGGCCGGTCTCGTCGTCATCGCCGGCTGGTTCGTCTGTGCGGCCTTGTTTCGCGCCCGGTCGAAGGCCGACGCCGCGCCGGGGCAAAGGACCAAGCTATTTCACGGCATGTTGGTCTGGGGAGCGATGCTGGTGGTCTGGCTACCAACGTTTGAGATCATGCGGAGCTTCCGGTTCGAGCCGTTCCGCGAGCGTTTCGCCGACCCGACGTTAGCGATGCACGTCGCGTTGTCGGTGTTTTGGAGCGTCTCGGCCGTCGTGCTATTGGCAATCGGCTTTGCCCGCCGGATCGCGCCGCTTCGCTATCTCGCTATCACTTTGTTTGGTGTTACGGTTCTAAAAGTATTCATCGTTGATCTGGCGAATCTCGAGACGGTCTATCGTATCGTGTCGTTCATTGTGCTGGGCATATTGCTGTTGGCCGCTTCTTTCCTGTACCAACAACTCTCGGCGCGAATACTCGTGAATCGTGCGGCGAATGTATAG
- a CDS encoding NYN domain-containing protein, whose translation MKKQGAKPVGRISCFVDGFNLYWGMKYKKLDRYLWLDIRKLMESVAGGPEHVVSVNYFTAFVLGDADKQKRQTSFIEALVEHSGLHVVLGSHQADDRVCKKCGHVETRYSEKMTDVGLAVQLMTEASQNTFDTAIILSADSDLVPSLQAVRDLYPEKTLISVFPPGRGSNHLRKASHGVIRIDSEPLFAACQLPEEITKGDGYVLRRPDAWK comes from the coding sequence ATGAAAAAGCAAGGGGCAAAACCGGTCGGGCGCATAAGCTGTTTTGTGGACGGATTTAACCTTTATTGGGGGATGAAATATAAGAAGCTCGATAGGTATCTCTGGCTAGACATTCGTAAGCTGATGGAATCCGTTGCGGGCGGACCCGAACACGTTGTATCCGTCAACTATTTCACGGCTTTTGTTCTGGGTGACGCGGACAAACAAAAGAGGCAAACATCCTTCATCGAGGCCTTGGTCGAACACTCTGGGCTTCATGTCGTTTTGGGATCGCACCAAGCAGATGATCGGGTCTGTAAAAAATGTGGGCATGTAGAAACCCGCTATAGCGAAAAAATGACCGATGTCGGGCTGGCCGTCCAGCTTATGACGGAGGCGAGTCAAAACACTTTCGACACGGCCATAATATTGTCGGCCGACAGCGACCTCGTGCCTTCGCTGCAAGCCGTTAGAGATTTGTACCCGGAGAAAACGCTGATCTCGGTATTCCCACCTGGAAGGGGCTCGAATCATTTAAGGAAGGCATCGCATGGAGTGATACGCATCGATAGCGAACCCCTGTTTGCGGCCTGTCAACTTCCGGAAGAAATTACGAAGGGTGATGGATATGTACTCCGTAGGCCAGACGCCTGGAAATAG
- a CDS encoding IS1 family transposase, which produces MNKLKTEKRKAIIAALMEGMGVNAISRITGVCKEAILKLQKDLGCACAAYHHEHVRGLKPERVECDEIWAFNYCKAKNVSKTKKRDISYGDTWLWTAIDANSKLMITYFVGLRSSQDAHAFMDDLSGRVIDIGTLTTDGYGPYPQAVQAAFGLEVPYAQLVKHYDNPGVNENRYSPGSCVGCEKRSVIGFPHADHISTSIIERSNLTLRMSLRRFTRLTNAHSKKIENHGHAVALFFMYYNYCRKHETLKGRTPAMAAGLADHRWTLEELIGLVG; this is translated from the coding sequence ATGAACAAGCTCAAGACAGAGAAGCGGAAGGCGATCATCGCGGCCCTCATGGAAGGAATGGGCGTCAACGCGATATCGCGGATTACCGGGGTTTGCAAAGAAGCGATCCTAAAGCTCCAAAAAGATTTGGGCTGTGCCTGTGCCGCCTACCACCATGAACACGTTCGGGGCCTCAAGCCGGAGCGTGTCGAATGTGACGAAATTTGGGCGTTCAACTATTGTAAGGCGAAGAACGTTTCCAAGACAAAGAAGCGCGACATCAGCTACGGCGACACTTGGCTCTGGACGGCCATCGACGCCAATTCAAAACTCATGATTACCTATTTCGTCGGGCTTCGCTCGTCGCAAGACGCCCATGCGTTCATGGACGATCTTTCCGGGCGTGTCATCGACATCGGGACACTCACTACCGATGGCTACGGACCATATCCGCAAGCCGTGCAGGCCGCGTTCGGCCTGGAAGTACCTTACGCCCAGCTAGTGAAGCACTACGACAATCCGGGCGTCAACGAGAATCGTTATTCGCCGGGGTCATGCGTCGGATGCGAAAAGCGAAGCGTCATCGGCTTTCCCCACGCGGACCACATTTCGACGAGCATCATCGAGCGGAGCAATTTGACTTTGCGAATGTCCCTGCGGCGATTCACGCGACTCACGAACGCCCATAGCAAAAAGATTGAGAATCACGGCCATGCGGTCGCGCTGTTTTTCATGTACTACAACTACTGCCGCAAGCACGAAACACTTAAGGGTAGAACCCCGGCAATGGCCGCCGGCCTCGCCGATCATCGGTGGACGCTGGAAGAACTAATTGGCTTAGTTGGGTGA
- the trxB gene encoding thioredoxin-disulfide reductase produces the protein MANVEKLIIIGSGPAGWTAAIYAARANMAPVVYTDEPRQEGALNILPGGQLMTTTDVENYPGFPEGILGPDLMTKFQEQAQHCGAKIVRKMIKRVDLSSRPFKLWDSEDQIAQAHALIISTGATANWLGLENEQRLARTGGGVSACAVCDGALPIFRNKVLGVVGGGDSAVEEATYLTKFAGKVLMIHRRDKLRASKVMQDRALKNPKIEMVWNKVVVDVLGDQKITGVKVKDTIAGNESTIELGGLFMAIGHTPATKFLGGQLELDVKGYIKLKDPYRSTTNVEGVFAAGDCVDSVYRQAVTAAGMGCKAALDAERWLAEHAIE, from the coding sequence ATGGCGAACGTCGAGAAGCTCATCATCATCGGCTCCGGTCCGGCCGGCTGGACGGCGGCCATCTACGCCGCCCGCGCCAACATGGCCCCCGTCGTCTATACCGACGAACCCCGCCAGGAGGGGGCGCTGAACATCCTCCCCGGCGGTCAGCTCATGACCACAACCGACGTGGAGAACTACCCCGGCTTTCCCGAGGGCATCCTTGGTCCGGATTTGATGACCAAGTTCCAGGAGCAGGCCCAGCACTGCGGCGCCAAGATCGTGCGGAAGATGATCAAACGCGTCGATCTTTCGTCCCGGCCTTTCAAATTGTGGGACTCGGAAGATCAGATCGCGCAGGCCCACGCCCTCATCATCTCCACCGGCGCGACCGCCAACTGGTTGGGCCTGGAGAATGAACAACGGCTGGCCAGGACCGGCGGCGGCGTCTCGGCCTGTGCGGTCTGCGACGGCGCCCTGCCCATCTTCCGCAACAAGGTGCTCGGCGTCGTCGGCGGCGGCGACTCCGCGGTCGAAGAGGCGACCTATCTGACGAAGTTTGCCGGGAAGGTCCTGATGATCCACCGCCGCGACAAGCTCCGCGCCTCCAAGGTCATGCAGGATCGGGCCCTTAAGAACCCAAAAATCGAAATGGTCTGGAACAAAGTCGTGGTCGACGTCCTCGGCGATCAGAAAATCACGGGCGTAAAGGTGAAAGATACGATCGCCGGGAACGAATCGACGATCGAACTCGGCGGCCTCTTCATGGCCATCGGTCATACGCCCGCGACCAAGTTCCTCGGCGGCCAGCTCGAACTCGACGTCAAGGGCTACATCAAGCTCAAGGACCCGTATCGGTCCACGACGAATGTGGAAGGCGTCTTCGCGGCCGGTGACTGCGTGGACAGCGTCTATCGTCAGGCCGTCACCGCCGCGGGAATGGGTTGCAAGGCCGCCCTCGACGCCGAACGCTGGCTCGCAGAGCACGCGATCGAATAG
- a CDS encoding YiiX/YebB-like N1pC/P60 family cysteine hydrolase, translated as MATHIANAQKVGPTKSYAALRPQLRSGDLFFCAGRYLVSRAIQHMTGSPWSHVGIIIRAEKIDRVLLLESVEDMGVRFAPLSKYLDDYEDARPYRGEMVVARVSALKQSDVPKIAEFGVDELTRPYDKDEIAKIIARIALGLGRKERDREYICSELVFECFAHAGMGFAYNPKGFISPEDVWTDPQVLVRFENS; from the coding sequence ATGGCGACTCACATAGCGAATGCCCAAAAAGTCGGCCCGACTAAATCCTACGCGGCCCTTCGCCCGCAACTCCGTTCGGGCGATCTCTTCTTTTGTGCGGGGCGGTATCTGGTCTCCCGGGCCATCCAGCACATGACCGGTTCGCCGTGGAGCCACGTCGGCATCATTATCCGCGCGGAGAAGATCGATCGCGTGCTCTTGTTGGAAAGCGTGGAGGACATGGGCGTCCGGTTCGCTCCGCTGTCAAAATACCTCGACGACTACGAGGATGCACGGCCCTATCGCGGCGAGATGGTCGTGGCCCGCGTCAGTGCCTTGAAGCAAAGCGACGTCCCCAAGATCGCCGAATTCGGCGTGGATGAGTTGACCCGTCCCTACGACAAGGATGAGATCGCCAAGATCATCGCTCGAATCGCCCTCGGCCTAGGTCGCAAGGAACGCGACCGCGAGTACATCTGCTCGGAACTCGTCTTCGAGTGCTTTGCCCACGCGGGCATGGGTTTTGCCTACAACCCCAAGGGATTTATCAGTCCCGAGGATGTGTGGACCGATCCGCAGGTACTGGTAAGGTTTGAAAACTCCTAG
- a CDS encoding P63C domain-containing protein: MESKAISDLASRGGRARARSLSKEQKSEIGKRAIEARWGKNLPQTNHTGEIELRSVGGVVSLPCAVLPNSQRVLTQSAFLIAIGRSRTPKAGTGVLSHVDGLPSFLQADALKPFITQELMASTTPIFFKDKSGRRFVGFDAELLPKVAEVYLRLRDDYVTNKKTIPPQYEKIITVCDIVVRGLAQVGIIALIDEATGYQYERPRRDLQEYLKLFLAEGLVRYARTFPNDYFKHLCRLKGIELRTDMKLPQYFGHLTNDLVYRRIAPGLLRRLKERRLERGKPSDKLYGWTSEDLGHPSLLLHLGTVVGLMKINTDYDTFHGQLDRVSPVYPEAPGLFDDPADWEDKQLAT; encoded by the coding sequence ATGGAGTCGAAGGCAATATCGGACCTTGCGAGTAGGGGTGGGAGGGCGCGGGCTCGATCCCTAAGCAAAGAGCAAAAAAGCGAGATTGGCAAACGCGCGATTGAGGCCAGATGGGGAAAGAATCTTCCTCAAACGAACCACACTGGTGAAATTGAGCTTCGTAGCGTAGGAGGCGTGGTTTCGCTCCCATGCGCCGTCTTGCCGAACAGCCAGAGAGTGCTGACGCAAAGCGCCTTCCTGATCGCAATCGGTCGATCACGAACCCCGAAGGCTGGAACAGGCGTTTTGAGCCACGTCGACGGGTTGCCGTCTTTTTTGCAGGCAGACGCTCTTAAGCCATTTATCACACAAGAGTTAATGGCGTCGACCACTCCCATCTTTTTCAAAGACAAATCTGGGCGGCGGTTCGTTGGGTTCGACGCCGAGTTGCTGCCAAAAGTCGCAGAAGTCTACTTGAGGCTCCGCGACGATTACGTAACAAACAAGAAGACCATTCCGCCACAATACGAAAAGATAATTACGGTCTGCGATATTGTGGTGCGCGGTCTGGCACAGGTCGGAATCATCGCGCTTATTGATGAGGCGACGGGCTATCAATACGAACGCCCGCGCAGAGACCTTCAGGAGTATCTCAAGCTATTTTTGGCTGAGGGTCTCGTCCGCTACGCGAGGACGTTTCCCAACGATTATTTCAAACATTTGTGCAGGCTCAAGGGTATTGAATTGAGGACCGACATGAAGCTCCCGCAGTATTTCGGACACCTTACAAACGACTTGGTATATCGCCGGATTGCGCCCGGGTTACTGAGGCGGCTAAAAGAACGTCGGCTTGAGCGCGGAAAGCCTAGTGACAAGCTGTATGGGTGGACCAGTGAAGACTTGGGGCATCCGTCATTGTTGCTTCATCTTGGGACGGTCGTGGGGCTTATGAAAATAAATACCGACTACGACACCTTCCATGGGCAGCTTGATCGGGTGTCTCCTGTCTATCCTGAAGCGCCCGGTCTTTTTGATGACCCCGCCGATTGGGAGGATAAACAATTAGCGACTTGA
- a CDS encoding SGNH/GDSL hydrolase family protein has protein sequence MVVAPALYAIPRTRRVLGRFGTRLVLLVGAFVTSVALIEIALHLCCGWMLAAQLNLRPPNRDFTFRPRASIMPGIEGVSHFRTNSMGVRGEEWPSRNDAYRILCIGGSATECAYLDDLETWPYLLGKSLQSNGRKVWVGNAGISGASTIEHLYLIDSCEVFRDIDCAVFMVGLNDFQNYLAGILLDRTASPLWRQTAVWSVTMQAYTRLRLERGMIEDAEGRVYETRRQKRREAKIVDELPDLTQPLRAYQGRIERIVAICRQQGVRPIFVTQPIVWDVGLSPAMQELLLLGISNRPDGAYYSIAKLREGEDRYNALLLETCKSLGVECIDAGSMNGKEQFYYDDCHFNEAGARRMAEIVAEHFAKRPTK, from the coding sequence ATGGTCGTCGCTCCGGCGTTATACGCGATCCCCCGCACACGCCGTGTGCTCGGGCGATTTGGAACACGCCTCGTGCTGCTGGTCGGCGCTTTCGTGACGTCCGTCGCTTTGATCGAAATTGCCCTGCATTTGTGCTGCGGCTGGATGCTGGCGGCGCAGCTCAATCTGCGCCCGCCGAACCGGGATTTCACCTTCCGCCCTCGCGCATCCATCATGCCGGGTATCGAAGGGGTGTCCCACTTTCGCACGAATTCAATGGGCGTCCGCGGAGAAGAATGGCCCTCGCGCAATGATGCCTATCGCATCCTCTGCATCGGCGGCAGTGCAACGGAATGCGCTTATCTCGACGACCTGGAGACCTGGCCTTACTTGCTGGGGAAGTCGCTTCAAAGCAATGGCCGGAAGGTCTGGGTGGGTAATGCCGGAATCAGCGGCGCCTCGACGATCGAGCACCTCTATTTGATCGATTCATGCGAAGTATTTCGCGACATCGACTGCGCCGTCTTCATGGTCGGTCTCAACGATTTTCAGAATTACCTGGCCGGAATCCTGCTCGACCGGACCGCCTCTCCCCTTTGGCGGCAGACTGCCGTATGGAGCGTCACGATGCAAGCCTACACGCGATTGCGCCTGGAGCGGGGAATGATCGAGGACGCGGAAGGCCGGGTGTACGAAACGCGCCGCCAGAAGCGACGCGAAGCGAAGATCGTCGACGAACTCCCCGACCTGACGCAGCCCCTGCGGGCCTATCAGGGCCGCATCGAGCGAATCGTCGCGATCTGTCGTCAACAGGGCGTGCGCCCGATCTTCGTGACGCAACCAATCGTCTGGGATGTGGGCCTTTCTCCCGCCATGCAGGAGTTGCTACTCCTCGGCATCTCCAATCGCCCCGACGGCGCGTATTACAGCATCGCCAAACTCCGCGAGGGCGAGGATCGCTACAACGCCCTGCTGTTGGAGACGTGCAAGTCCCTGGGCGTCGAATGCATCGATGCGGGCTCGATGAATGGGAAAGAGCAATTTTACTACGACGACTGTCACTTCAACGAGGCCGGCGCCCGGCGGATGGCGGAAATCGTCGCGGAGCATTTTGCGAAGCGTCCGACCAAATAA